In the genome of Vanacampus margaritifer isolate UIUO_Vmar chromosome 1, RoL_Vmar_1.0, whole genome shotgun sequence, one region contains:
- the mtres1 gene encoding mitochondrial transcription rescue factor 1 isoform X2 — MRGYFLVTGWSSNMHSLVVQALTMRQLGRLNPRHLLAAGYGPAQTEWCPRTIHTRQLWGCSAYHTLGCHRPALCGRDAVRRWSVHQLRFKSNKKKGAAKLTHEEEEDEDENDPESSDSEDEVDEDPNMPKDYKDIEKYVQSFRYDVILRAGLDMARNKIEDNFYSHKLRLNGQRLIKKSKTVRVGDTLDLVMSENQDTNTVTLMRVVLKKVLGQSANEEKYKVSLRRWKFIALPKDEAFKS; from the exons ATGCGAGGTTATTTTCTAG TGACGGGGTGGAGCTCTAACATGCACAGTTTGGTGGTCCAAGCTCTTACCATGAGGCAGCTGGGAAGGCTGAACCCGCGCCATCTACTGGCTGCTGGATATGGACCTGCACAGACAGAATGGTGTCCCAGGACTATCCACACACGCCAGCTGTGGGGCTGCTCCGCTTACCACACACTGGGTTGCCACCGGCCGGCTCTCTGCGGCAGGGATGCCGTAAGGAGGTGGTCTGTCCATCAGCTGAGGTTCAAAAGCAACAAGAAGAAAGGTGCTGCGAAGCTAACAcatgaggaagaagaggatgaggatgaaAATGATCCTGAAAGCAGTGATTCTGAGGATGAGGTGGATGAGGACCCAAATATGCCAAAAGACTATAAAGACATTGAGAAATATGTGCAGTCCTTCCgttatgatgtcattttaagagCTGGCTTGGACATGGCTCGCAA CAAAATTGAAGATAATTTCTACAGCCACAAACTCAGATTAAATGGGCAAAGGCTTATCAAGAAAAGTAAAACG GTGAGAGTCGGGGACACTTTGGACCTGGTGATGTCAGAGAACCAAGACACCAACACTGTTACTTTAATGAGAGTTGTCCTGAAAAAGGTTTTGGGTCAATCTGCTAATGAAGAAAAGTACAAAGTTTCTTTAAGGCGCTGGAAGTTTATAGCGCTACCAAAGGATGAGGCCTTCAAGTCTTGA
- the mtres1 gene encoding mitochondrial transcription rescue factor 1 isoform X1: MRIKEKLPDGLVCFIIRAYSLDLETTLTGWSSNMHSLVVQALTMRQLGRLNPRHLLAAGYGPAQTEWCPRTIHTRQLWGCSAYHTLGCHRPALCGRDAVRRWSVHQLRFKSNKKKGAAKLTHEEEEDEDENDPESSDSEDEVDEDPNMPKDYKDIEKYVQSFRYDVILRAGLDMARNKIEDNFYSHKLRLNGQRLIKKSKTVRVGDTLDLVMSENQDTNTVTLMRVVLKKVLGQSANEEKYKVSLRRWKFIALPKDEAFKS, translated from the exons ATGcggataaaagaaaaactgcctgatggtttagtttgttttattattcGTGCATATTCGCTGGATTTGGAGACAACAC TGACGGGGTGGAGCTCTAACATGCACAGTTTGGTGGTCCAAGCTCTTACCATGAGGCAGCTGGGAAGGCTGAACCCGCGCCATCTACTGGCTGCTGGATATGGACCTGCACAGACAGAATGGTGTCCCAGGACTATCCACACACGCCAGCTGTGGGGCTGCTCCGCTTACCACACACTGGGTTGCCACCGGCCGGCTCTCTGCGGCAGGGATGCCGTAAGGAGGTGGTCTGTCCATCAGCTGAGGTTCAAAAGCAACAAGAAGAAAGGTGCTGCGAAGCTAACAcatgaggaagaagaggatgaggatgaaAATGATCCTGAAAGCAGTGATTCTGAGGATGAGGTGGATGAGGACCCAAATATGCCAAAAGACTATAAAGACATTGAGAAATATGTGCAGTCCTTCCgttatgatgtcattttaagagCTGGCTTGGACATGGCTCGCAA CAAAATTGAAGATAATTTCTACAGCCACAAACTCAGATTAAATGGGCAAAGGCTTATCAAGAAAAGTAAAACG GTGAGAGTCGGGGACACTTTGGACCTGGTGATGTCAGAGAACCAAGACACCAACACTGTTACTTTAATGAGAGTTGTCCTGAAAAAGGTTTTGGGTCAATCTGCTAATGAAGAAAAGTACAAAGTTTCTTTAAGGCGCTGGAAGTTTATAGCGCTACCAAAGGATGAGGCCTTCAAGTCTTGA
- the mtres1 gene encoding mitochondrial transcription rescue factor 1 isoform X3, protein MHSLVVQALTMRQLGRLNPRHLLAAGYGPAQTEWCPRTIHTRQLWGCSAYHTLGCHRPALCGRDAVRRWSVHQLRFKSNKKKGAAKLTHEEEEDEDENDPESSDSEDEVDEDPNMPKDYKDIEKYVQSFRYDVILRAGLDMARNKIEDNFYSHKLRLNGQRLIKKSKTVRVGDTLDLVMSENQDTNTVTLMRVVLKKVLGQSANEEKYKVSLRRWKFIALPKDEAFKS, encoded by the exons ATGCACAGTTTGGTGGTCCAAGCTCTTACCATGAGGCAGCTGGGAAGGCTGAACCCGCGCCATCTACTGGCTGCTGGATATGGACCTGCACAGACAGAATGGTGTCCCAGGACTATCCACACACGCCAGCTGTGGGGCTGCTCCGCTTACCACACACTGGGTTGCCACCGGCCGGCTCTCTGCGGCAGGGATGCCGTAAGGAGGTGGTCTGTCCATCAGCTGAGGTTCAAAAGCAACAAGAAGAAAGGTGCTGCGAAGCTAACAcatgaggaagaagaggatgaggatgaaAATGATCCTGAAAGCAGTGATTCTGAGGATGAGGTGGATGAGGACCCAAATATGCCAAAAGACTATAAAGACATTGAGAAATATGTGCAGTCCTTCCgttatgatgtcattttaagagCTGGCTTGGACATGGCTCGCAA CAAAATTGAAGATAATTTCTACAGCCACAAACTCAGATTAAATGGGCAAAGGCTTATCAAGAAAAGTAAAACG GTGAGAGTCGGGGACACTTTGGACCTGGTGATGTCAGAGAACCAAGACACCAACACTGTTACTTTAATGAGAGTTGTCCTGAAAAAGGTTTTGGGTCAATCTGCTAATGAAGAAAAGTACAAAGTTTCTTTAAGGCGCTGGAAGTTTATAGCGCTACCAAAGGATGAGGCCTTCAAGTCTTGA